The genomic segment aatacaaataaaaaattgatatatctggtTTGTTTGAAATTATTCAGAAACAAAACGTGATATATTGACACATTATAGTATGGCTTAATCTACATGAATCCTTTGCACATTTTATACATATTTGGAAGCACAAACCATTTAACATCATTAAATGAATGATTACTGAATAATCCTTTGATTTGCAAACAAGGAATCAATAACCAGCCATGGGATGAGTGACGTCGAGTTATATTTGTTGATAAAAGGAAACAGATTGACGAAACAGACATTCAATCAAAAATTAGATAGACATTAAAACAGTCAGTTACGGTACTGATTATGCCAAGGACCGATGACTCACAaatctttattatttttctagATACGCCATGCAATGGCTCCAGACTCCCTGACCCTCGAAACCAGCGGGATTACGACCCTCGTATAATGATTGACAAAGACGATTACTTTGTTGCCATGCTCCACCGCCGTTAGGCATTGATTTGCTAACTTGCTGTCTTGTGTAGTAAACCAGCACATGCCAGTTTAAAGTACCTCATGTACGTCAATAACACTCAAGATTCCTTGTACACTCACacgctcacattcacacacttacTCTCACACGATTCGATAGTATTGTGATACTTGGCCCACGATTCAATATTATTGGGATTCGATTCTGCGATATATTGCGATTCAGAAGGCCATCGCCTCAGGGATTTCCTTAGCTCTTTCAGAGTTTGGAGTTTACTTTATCATTTTAGTTTCAAGGTGCGTTGATTTGGGGATAGGCCAACTACTTTGGGTCGTTTCACCTCCTCAGAGGCCGCTAACTCCAAATGGTACCTTGTGAGATGGGCTCTCAAGTTGGTCTTAATCCCAGAGAATTTAAAAGGTGACACATTATAACACCAGGTGTAAATGTGacaagccgttacaagccgttttgaaaatctgcctcttctgacatcacacatgggcctgtccacctagatgtgtgctggatagatcagtctaacAGCCCACCCAGTGGACTGTTGCAAACattgcttatctatccatcctacatctaggtggacacgcccacttgtgatgtcagaagaggaagattttcaaaacggcttgtaacggctaatcacaaacctggtggtataatgtgccACCTTTATTTTTCCTGTGGCATTCTTGAAAGTCAGGGTCTTTACTAATTTTTTTGATGAAAACCTAAATTTACCCACTCTTGATTTGAAAGTACAACCGTCTTGTAcaaccaaattttttttttcatttgaattGTTGTTGAATGCAGGACAACAAAGCACTGCAACAAGTGGCAATAGGCGGATGTTATACTCAAATGTAAATTATCAGTAAAAAATTTTTAAGGACATGACAAAGAAAGGGTCAAAGGATCATGCGATGGCTCAATTGTGTTGGTTAAAAAGGAGTGGGACAAAAATACAACAATTAATACAATTAAGGCTTGGGTGGTATGAAAGTATTAAAGGGATATACCAgggtagggatgggcgatatggcctaaaatccatattgcgatatacatgcaacctattgcgataacgatatatatcacgatatataaatcataatagaaccatttcagaacaggttacatagactctaaggaaagctaaactgctaaatgtatgtcgttttgagaacatttattgtgcaaaactaatcatacaacataatgttgtagctgcagagactttaaaaaagaaaaaaatcttctgtgtaatgacgtatacttctcttaggccccgtccacacgaagccgatttcatggcgaaaccgcaaaggtcttgtacggttcggccttccgtccacacgaagccggcaaatccgctgaccgaaaccgcaaacttctgaaaccaccctcggaggtggtttcaaatctatccggtttcgttttggtttcgtgtggacgcctgaaaccgactgaaaccgcaaaccatgacgacATCGCCctacccctcgacctcctagccaatggctatTAAGCctgcggagtctcagaaatcacaacaaaaaagatgatggcggactacaagcttgtaatcgttctgcagcatatcatgtcccttgttgggttgctaagccattatttattgagaatctagttcgccatcgtagaagagctgtttgtttgtgttgttagtggttcggggggcagcctttatgcgcatgctcgcctcttcttcttctggatttgtgtacctgAAGCAGCggcccttatgggcctggaatgtttactacagcgtttctacagatctatccggtttcgcttggcttcgtctttacggagatacttcgaaaccggatagatctaaaccgtaacggtttcgcccgtttcggcttcgtgtggacggggccttaatgaaataaaaattggtggtgtcttgttaataaagaaactaatactgtgaattagggaaatacgtccagtattatttaggcatggctattttaaataaagaaaaatcttccaagtgtgtgcacagatacttgctattaaaacataaaacaataagtgcaaaatgaacgcatataattttgaaatgaacatgaaatgagagcaatcaccagctcctccgtttcgctttcagccatatttacttagatgacgatgatgcgttgaagccggttggagctcatggctctttaaattccgccggtcgcggacgatgcgttgcagccggttgcagctcgtggctctttaaatttcgcgtgtcgcggatgatgcgatgcagctggttgcagctcgtggctctttttaaaattcgcgggtcgcggacgatacgttgcagacggttgcagctcgtggctctttatatttcgcgagtcatggatagatcgcgtcaaacatacattatcgcgatagagcaatataactaaaatctctatcgtaggccatttttttatcgtttatatcgtatatcgtttatatcgcgcattcctataCCAGGGTATTTAATAATATCAAAAGTATGATTCTCAATACTATCAAGAATACAATTGCTCCCCAGATTTTCCTaatacagagaacacaccaattTAAGGAGATGAATATACAATCACCCTTGTTTAACTTGTAATCCCTCCATGTCTGTTCTAAACATTGCTATTAAACACTTCACTTCACTGGTGATAATACATTTGCTAGTTCATAAACAAAAGTGGCACACATCAGATACCTCACCTCTCGTATAGTAAAATTAACAATACAATAACTGTAGCATTAACCAAATGCGTCAACCCTTTCCTGAGGGTCCAGGTACTGTGAGCCAATCGGGGGTTGAGCCTGACCTCCCTTCTGACGCCCCAGTACTGTGAGCCAATGGGTTTCGTagcaaaaatatttattattcgTTATCCGAAAATATTAGTTAGCGAGAAAGGTATTCTAATCTAATCTCATATCAGTATTCAgatatttggtttgttttgatgaacaattaaaatacaaaaatatgaaTTGTTTAACATCTATGCATATTAGGGGACTGCAGGGAAGAAGACTGGGTCACATTTCGTCTGAATATCCCAGTGATGAGAAATTATGGAAGGGCCCGCCCTTAGACGTTTCACGTCAATGCTTCAGGTGAGGTAATGGCAGACATCATCAGAAGGGCCAAATATGTGCTGACCGAAACATAATTGGTTAGTTTGGGAAACTGAAGCTCTGCCGAAAAGAAGTGGGACTCGGATTGAGGAGCGGATGTGAAAGCCACTGACGTGATCTTGTTGTTTTGCTTTATTAAAAAGACACATTTGTTTAACCAATTAATTCCACTTCATACAAACAAATATAATCAGTTGATACAAACTTGATTATGCAGCAGTGGTCTCCTCTTGCTACATTTAAAAGGCAGTAAATTATTCTCACTATGAATAgactttctgttttttcttcactgtatatatatttggataATTGTTTGGAAACCTTACGAATAACCAAAGCTTGAACTCCCATTAAATTTTGTCTTCCGTTGTTGCAATGTTATGATGATTGTATGTATGTTAATTGTATTTGTGGGTCCTGTATTGATGTCCCGTTTTTGATGTCCTGTATCCTGATGTATTGTCTGTGATGTTTGTAAATAGAGCTGCTGGGATGCAAGTTAAATTTCAGACTTGCTATGACAATAAAGTACAGTATAACCGTATCGTACATGCCAGGTATTATGGACAATATTTACCAacgcaaaaaaataaagtgtgAAAAACAAGGTAGAAAGTCTAGTGGGAGCTGGAAAATGGTGAGCAATTATAGTGGCGCCATCTCAATTTGTGTCTAGATCTGATTTCTAATCTTTGGGGGCTTCTGCGGCCAGTTTATCCAGAGCTTCCCCGTCAAACCTTAAGGCGTGCCAGCCTTCACTCGCGGTCATGTCCCGAGCGCCCTTCATGATGTAGAAGTCCAGCGACCGGGTGTTCCAGTCCAGCACCGCCAGCTGAAGCCTAGTACACTGCTTCTCTTTCCCCACCTAGAAACAGAATGTCACAGTGataagacgcacacacacacaaaaaaaacacacacacacacacacacacacacacacacacacacacacacacacacacacacacacacacacacacacacacacacacacacacacacacacacacacacacacacacacacacacacacactatttattGATTATGCAAAGTGAATTCATAAAAAATGCCTAAATCAACCACTGGTAACTGGAAGACAGCAGGTCTCCAGTAAGCACTGTAATTTGCCGTTAAACCTCAACGGCCGCAGTCCTTATTTGACAAGCTGAACTTTTTTCTCTCAAGGTACGATAAGTACCCCCAAAGTTTTGGAAAAGcttgaatatatttttttttatgaactataaatctaaatgacATCAAATGTGGTACACAGGTTCTTTAAAAGGGGCTCCAAACAAAAGTAAAGAAAATTCAAAACTAGCTCGATATTGAATTTCAGTTAATTGAAGTTAATAAGAGATTGACAAGGTTAATTTCTAACATTCAGCACGACAGCATAATCTTCATAGAATGCCAGATTCATTCTCATTAAGATAGGAATGGAAGACTCACCTGTGCCACTTTGCTCATTAAACCCTTGCCAATGCCTTTTCCTGTAGAGCAATtcaacaaaaatgtaaaaatattacATATTCTTTCAGCGAATGTGTTCATTGTTTTCATTCACATTGGAGTCATTCTATGTGGGTATGCAATTCTTAACTTAGTCTGATATACCTTCTTAATTGCTTGGACATTAAAAAAAGTGTTTACCTCGGTATTCTGGCATCACATACAGGTCCTCCATGAACACAGTCGGCCCCATCCATGTGCTATAGGTGTAGTAGTAAAGGACGAACCCAACAACGGTGTATCCTACGCAGAGACGGGGCATGTCAATGACTTAAGAGCAATAGCAATATACTGAAACTCTCCATGTTTACTCAAAGGCTTCAAGACTGCGGGGCAGAttagtatagtggttagggGTTTGGATTTCTGGGTTCCATCCCCATGACCACAGCTTACCTCTAGATGAAATGGTCAGATGCAGTTTATAATAGTTTATTACTAAGACATTTAACTGTCACATGCTATGCATCATTATGAGATATGCTTTGTTTGAGTGGGATCTAGCTTCCGTTATTTCTGGTAAGCAAAACCAATAGTTTAGTGGAGGCCAGAGAAGCGTAAGGAGTGATAACTCAAGACACCCTTATAGCGGGTCCCATTACACTTACACTTAACAAGtcacaaatgtgcacacacacacaagctatcATGAGACACTTTGAATACAAGCGCTCACTCATAGCATGTATATAATGCAGATATAATTTTATCGAAAAAAATCAATGCAGATGGCATGATGAAGACTGGTTACCTTGGGATGACTTGTGCTCTTCAGAAACTTCTGCCACTTGACATTCAAAGCGAGGATTGCTGCAGAACCCATCGCGCTCCAACTCTGATTAAAACAGAACAAGCGTGTCgctttaggcaaggcaaggcaactttatttatatagcacttttcatacacaaggcagactcaaagtgctacacatgtaaacattgtcattcaataaaataaaataatagataagtaaaagaaaacatgcaaagaatttagtaaaatagaaagttataaaaggacattttagtattaaaatataaaaaaaaaaaggcaaagttagaaaagctttttagaaagtgcaatgtatttaagatttagcaaaaagctaaagcaaacataaaagtcttgttttaaaaggtgctcagagttgaggcaagtcttaaatcctcagggagtttattccagctatttgttgcatagtaactaaatcctgctttcccatgtttcgtgtttactctggggataattaacagattggtcccagaggatcttagtgttctagaaggcttatgtagcggaagcatatcagttaaatattttgggcgtaaaccatgtagggatttataggttagcaacatgattttaaaatcaattctctgacctacaggaagccaatgtaacgatttaagaatgggtgtaatatgttcaaatattttggtctttgttagaactctagcagcagcattctgaacaagctgaagcttcctcagagtttgttttgggagacctgtaaggagaccattgcagtaatcaagcttactagtgataaaggcatgtacaagtttttgtaagtcttcggtggacatgagccctctaagtcttgctacatttttaaggtgataatatgcagattttgtaactgatttgatgtgacagtcgaaatgtaaatctgaatccatgataacccctatatttctggctttgattgaggttttcagggacagagagtgaaggtgttgggttactttaagcctttccgttttagaaccaaacaATTATCTCtattttgtcctcatttagttgaaggaaatttcggcacatccagtctttcacttgttcaatgcactggcacagcagatctatgggccgatagtcatttggtgatagcgatacatagatttgcgtgccatcagcatagcaatgttattttgcatgatttgccctagtgggagcatgcagatgttgaataaagagggtcctaagatcgaaccttgtgggactccacatgtcacgttggttgattctgatacaaagtcgccaatggaaacaaagtagttcctattttgtaggcaggacctgaaccaatttaagactgtgcctgaaagccccacccagttttctaacctgtccaaaagtattgtatggtctacagtgtcgaatgcagcactgaggtcaagtagcattagtattgaggttttgccagagtctgtgttaagacggatgtcgtttacaactttaataagggcggtctcagtgatGTGCAGGGGTctaaatcctgattggaaggtgcatagcaaccagttgatggcAGGAattgattaagttgctggaggacaactttctcaatgattttacttatgaagggtacatttgatattggtctgtagttgttaataatagaggcatctaggctctgCTTTTTTAAAAgaggtttaataactgcagttttcaaagcttttgggaaattgcctgactggaaagagttgttaactatctgcaatatgtctactgctaggcagtcgaaaacattcttaaagaggttggtaggtaaagtatcaaggcaacaggtggatggctttagttgtgtcacagtttccacaagagtttgagagtctataacattaaagcatgccatccttgcaacactacttttgcctgaacagggtggtagtccaacatttttgtttgaagtagagatattgatggcgcgtctgatgccttcaattttatcagtataaaaagctgcaaactcattgcatttctgtgtggaatggagatcaggtggaatttgtgttggggggttggtcagtctgtcaacagttgcaaatagggtttttgcattattagtattggttttaatgatattggagaaaaaagttttctctagcactttttaagtctaaattgtatgcacggaggctctctttatagatatcatggtgaatatgaagttttgttttacgccagatgcgttcaaccttcctgcattgttttctctgtgctgttacagaagcagcttttctccacggtgccttttgctttccagaaatcgttttaaccttataaggtgcaatgacatctatgactttcaaaaattttaaattaaagttttctacaagatcatcagcagaacatgggttgagaggtggtagcaaggagatggcctttttaaaaactacattagaatcttcattgatataccgtttttgacagtatttgattttgtctgtatgtcgggaataaaagatatgttaaaggtcccatgacatgctattttatgtattctttaatataggtattagtgggcaactaacacagtattcaaagacgttccctaaattcagccgtggtgcagagttacagccactccgagccagtcgcacattgagcttcccccaaatgcgctgtttcggtgggcgtgtcaaggaggagggtgggggtgtggccctgagcagcttgcagccaccatgcgctctgtttacagtggatgtatcgcaatggcgagccgcacacagcctttggccgtgttctgtaaatattctagaacacaagggtcctggagctctatatctaaatattatcatatagcctacacagatatctatatcatataatatatattatcacggccaaaagctgtgtgagccgatattatgaatctcaaacgaccgcgttgggttctccgacgttcctggttcttcaacgtccacatcaatgtgaatacacacactgtaacgcaagtgtttcttgtcggttctttgacgtgtcttgtatttccacaacgagactgtcgtgggggttatctgagccatggttgagaaggaattgggggaaaggaactttgatttgactcgctgaagtacatgaactgcgacatgccgccggttgccgcgaggcaccatcgcccggcagcgggcagccggcagcgggcagctggccgcaggcagcgcgcggttcagtcgacttcaggttgatgtgaaagtggaagaaccagagacgtcgcagaacccgacaaagtcgtttgtgattcataatatcgtctggaggcgcacacaatatgttatatgatatagatatctatgtatatgatattatttagatatagagctccaggactgtaacgcaagtgactcgagacacgagacttgtattgggggttatctcagccaaggttgagaatgaattggggggaaggaactttggctttgactccctcaagaacatgaaccacgacatggaggagaaagggattgttggcggcgaatgtctcccgcttgagccccgctgagggaccaccgccggaggcggaggtgcataagcgctgcccggcaaagatccctttctcctccttgtcgtggttcatgttcttgagggagtcaaagccaaagttccttcccccccaattcattctcaaccttggctgagataacccccaatacgagtctcgtgtctcgagtcacttgcgttacagtcctggagctctatatctaaataatatcatataatacatagatatctatatcatataacatattgtgtgcgcctccagacgatattatgaatcacaaacgactttgtcgggttctgcgacgtctctggttcttccactttcacatcaacctgaagtcgactgaaccgcgcgctgcctgcggccggctgcccgctgccgggcgatggtgcctcgcggcaaccggcggcatgtcgcagttcatgtacttcagcgagtcaaaccaaagttcctttcccccaattccttctcaaccatggcttagataacccccacgacagtctcgttgtggaaatacaagacacgtcaaagaaccgacaagaaacacttgcgttacagtgtgtgtattcacacacacacatgtggcgctcgcacggtcgagtctcattggcgggccaacgtctctgggcgggccaggcagagtaaggggaggagctgagattcctcatgacgtcatgagcacagatttccaaatcagcgcgcttgagcctccgttttttcaaaggcgagcagaacagctagtgctcgttttacaccaaacgcaagttttagccactgggggaccataggcaggctaggggaactcatatttattagAGGTGCACCGAAAATTCGGCAACCGAAAAAATTCGGCCGAAAACGCAAAAAAAGACACATTCGGCTTTCGGCCGAAAGCCAAATGAGTGGCCGAATCGGAGGCCGAAAGTGGTGGTGACGCAAAATTATACAATCTTGTCTGATTACACAAGCAAGGAGCACAGGCCACCTATACGATCTCAAAATAGTAAAATGTAACAATTACGCCACCCCCTCTAGCTTTTTATAGGTTGTGAGTTGTTTTGTTTACCTCGCCATGAACCGCGGGAATGTTTAATCTAACGTTCGTAAGCTAGTGAATGAGCGCTGGCTCAACCTGTCAGCAGAGGGAGCAGCCGCCGCGGTGTGTTTCCGCGGGACCTCCAGACCTTTTGCTTACACTGCAGTGCTGAGTTCAGGCCAACAGCAAATCGGATCAGCCCGACGCGTTATTAGATCAGGCCTGGTGCGGGCCTGCGTCCGTGCACACGTCTACATGCGGTAGTTAATAGTAGGGAGTCATTGGTTATTCCCGCTCACAGTCACCGACGTAATGAGTCGACGTCGTTAAAATACAAAGAACTCCTCTGCCTGTGATGCGCgcgttaaaccccccccccccccccctgttaggTTACCTTGAATAGAGCGCTGGGACGTGGGGGGATTGCGCCGGTCGCTCGGGGGGGactctatatatagatatgtatatatgtgtgtgtgtgtgtgtgtgtgtgtgtgtgtgtgtgtgtgtgtgtgtgtgtgtgtgtgtatatatatatatattatatttgtatatatgtgtatatataaaaaaaaacagaatgaaTTGAAGGGCATTAATGAAACATTAACATTTGAagatttcaaataaacatttttcctTGAAAAACATGTCTAAACATTTATTGTAAGCAGTAGATTTaagcaatatttaaaaatagtGTTTTGACAACTTTAAACGGAACCGTcattttcggtttcggtttcggtaTTCGGCCAAGCGATTAATTAtttttcggtttcggtttcggccacaaattttcatttcggtgcatctctaatatttatgttagaaaacctcatcaattgagattttcatgtcatgggacctttaaagaaaacacacaagtggtcagacaaggaaggatcagtcacagagagatcagaaacattgaggccctttgtgataaccaggtcgagtgtgccccttacaatgagtagcctctttcacatgttgagacaggaGCATTTCAcaacagcactaaggtattcgaatgatggaaaatcaccaaataacatctgtttcccgtgaattttcttttaaatacaGCAGTCCTCTTGTTTAGCGGCGCGTATTTTAAAATCCATGCTCGAGTTCACTTGTGAAATCGAGCTTTACGCAAAACTGTATTAGATAGTTGGGTGAGCTATTAAGAGGGTGATTGCTAGCTTAGAACTATGCAATTTCTTCTTTGGGTTTCAATTGGAAAGACTTTAATGTCCTCCCCGAGGCTAATTAAATGTATATTAACCATGGAAATATTCAAACTACAGACGCTCACACAGCCAGAGGGGGACATCAATAGTATTTGATAAAGGTGTGTTTTAGATGATCCTTGTCCTAAACGCGCGTTGAGCTGACCGACAGCTTCCCTATCCACGATCggatatgtacacacacacccacacatatatatacacatacatatgcgcAGTTTGCGCACACAAACCTCACCTTGGGTGGATATCTTGACCTGATCCTGCATCTTCTCAAACACAGCCAATTCCTCAAATATAAATGGAGAGGACATGTTAGGACATTACCCGTGGTAAACAAGCTTTTATCTATGTCATTTCATCATCAAAAAGTGCAGAAAAGAGTAAAACAACCTCCTTCTTATCACTTACTATTATCATCCTTGATATTTCTTTGCAGTCCTCCTGTTTAGCGGCGCGTATTTTAAAATCCATGCTTGAATTCACTTGTGGAATCGAGCTTTACGCAAAACTGTATTTGGTAGTCGGGTGAGCtattaatacaattaattaATACAAGAGGGTGATTGCTAGCTTAGAACTATGCAATTTCTTCTTTGGGTTTCAATTGGAAAGACTTACACAAAAAAGGTGCATACCGCCTCTTACTGGGTCGGAGTGGATCAATCTGGATTCAGTGTCCTACACGTAGATACTCCAGCCGAAGCTGGCGTGTGCTTTTAGGCCTGGCTCCTCCCGGGGCCAGTCCAGTAGTTCTCTACCGCTGTCAATCGGTTTGACACCCTCGCCTCTCATGATGGCAGTTGGCGCTCCGCCCGAGGAACACCAAGTTATGCCCTGTTTAGTTTCAGTGCAGAACTTGGTTTTCCTCTTTGTCACTCTGTCAGGACAAAACAGGATGCAATCTTCTTGACCCCCTGTCTGTACAGAACAAGATGGACTCTTCTTGACCCCCTATCCccttaggtgaccttgggtgtcttgaaaggcgcctctaaattaaatgtattattattattattattattatctctctATATGCCCACGTTAATGATCCTCGACGCTGGttggtttaaaggcacccagtgcaactttcgaggcttaaaaataaacattcaatttctagtcttttttacacgtagtaagtttcaataactccataccaatacataccgacatttaagcagcaaagatgagacgtcgttgtgtggtgagaactgatacaaaatcgataacaacaacaatgccgccattttctttattttttgtaacctacaataaataaagcaggcttccagtcaatggaaaaatggcttctccccaccggcgattgttgttgtttacgattttctatcagttctcaccacacaacaacgtctc from the Gadus macrocephalus chromosome 7, ASM3116895v1 genome contains:
- the sat2b gene encoding diamine acetyltransferase 2b, with protein sequence MDFKIRAAKQEDCKEISRMIIELAVFEKMQDQVKISTQELERDGFCSNPRFECQVAEVSEEHKSSQGYTVVGFVLYYYTYSTWMGPTVFMEDLYVMPEYRGKGIGKGLMSKVAQVGKEKQCTRLQLAVLDWNTRSLDFYIMKGARDMTASEGWHALRFDGEALDKLAAEAPKD